CTAGCTTATGCCCTGCTTATTtattaacaagccgaacacTAGTTAGCCTGCGAACAATAAATTAGATTGCTAGTCCGTTTACTGGctaaaaggttgaaaaaaaataactaaaaaaattagaatattaatataataattaaaatttacaaattataggtttattatattttagtgtTCAAAtgattaatatttcaaattgaaaaatttaacTCGTGTTCATCTTATTTAATTCATCTTGCGCTCATTTCGCCGAAGCATTATTTGTGTGATAGAGGTTATTGGCTCCTGTGGGCTGTTAGGAACTTGAGTTGATCTGAGTGGGTTGTGCTGCGTTGACTGGTCAACGTTCTATGACTCCTTCATTACGCAGCTTACCACgtctatttattttaaataaacgcaatgagatttattttttttcatatttttgtccACCCTATTAATCTTTCCATGGACAATTAGAGTGTGAGAGCGTATaggaaataaaatatatatgaagcACTAACTTAGACCTTTTAGAGTAAATAAAAACTATTGTACAGTACGTACTTGTAAGTATATATCATGCATGGTATTAATTAACTTAGCACTTGTCACAGCTTGTTGTAAGTATACATATATCTTGACCTCGTCGATCACGTTAGAGTTTCAATACCCACTCCCAACTTGTGTAACAATGTCATTTTTTGCCCTCAAATTAAATAGGATTTTAGAATGGTTAATACAAGGGAGAATTGACACATTAagttatacatacatatatagcccattaattaattctattaaAATTAAGAGGCCGAGTTGGTGATGCTTTAAATGCATGGACATGTGGACGAGAGGGGACGAAGTTTGTATAGTACTTGGCATGTGAGGCATGCCACATTACATTATCAACACCAGGAGACATGGGCCGTGGGTAGCAAATGAGGAGATAAAGAGTAGTCGATATCATGCAACTGCTCATCCCCaacactcatatatatatatatatatatatatatatatatatatatatatatatatataacccccCATACATACTAACTTTTAACCACTATAACTATTATACGCGATGGTGCCTGAACTTGTTGCTTTGCATACTTTTCCgctttatcttatttttttttgagagatagatagcacgctatccgcttcgtttatttcatttagaaataaacttagcttgaaatatgaatcaattaggattcgaacttgggtctcgggtaccaaccaccaagccttttgccatttgcgttagggacggtcggttctgCTTGATCTTATTATTAAGAACATAACTGGTGTTTTTACataagtatttttaaattaaactaaatatatattaatgttcTTTTCAATttcgaaaattaaactttgttgCCATGCACAGAAGTGAAGCACAGTACTTAAAGTTTCGTTTTAACCTCGTTTGGCAATTAACTAAAAGTTGCTCTTGCTTTTCAATTCTCTTCTttttgatttcttcttcttattattgttatttcttCTGGAGATTCGATTTTCCAGTCCAAGATTTTCTCACCAGCTTGATCTCGTCAACTGAATGACTTTGCAACGCAACAGTTACATGTGAGCATGCATCACtcgtatataaatatataaaataaacaatatatatatatatatatatatatatatatagtccggctactgtaCTTTTATTAGTATAGGTCCCTtcatatttataagttttcggccgttagatctattcttttggCCATTTCCaccgattatactattcaaccaaccacccactcaaccctagaaaacCACTATTAAACTAACCGGAgtcactatcatcttaaccgtacatcccttcatccaacagTAAAAagcttatgagtacaaagggctcaaTACTAATAAAAGTGTAgtagccctatatatatatatatatatagagagagagagagagagagagagagagagagagaggctagggctactatcttcttaagaggatagtagcacttgtcctatcaaattgattttgatgatcgagatttcgaatcgatgatcggagccgttgaagttgatctggaatatttgaaatatctagaaactaaattttataaattttaaaaatgatttacatagtgatcaaagtatcgtaaaatcgacaatttttgacggcctatatgagccgtttgcttatttaacggtgtagagcaatccaaattgcttgaattttttatagaaaattctttatactatttaaataatgtttgataactctgatactgaattgagaaagtctaatctctattttaagaaggttatttatttatgaccgttcatttttcgacttttcgatgaacttgataataatttttaaatattacaaaatttggtttctaaatatttttaattgtgtagatcaatttcaacggtgctgattatcaatttgaagttccgatcatttaaaacgacttgataggacaatgtctctaatcctattaataggatagtagatggactctctctttctatatatatatagagagttgaggtagaatactctcaaaagcaccaaaaagttggtgcttttgagtttttaactcttggatggaAAAAtgtaaggttgagatgatggtggtaggtggtggtaggtagtggtaggtgtaataatgtttgatccaaggactattagtaatcaaggagtagatccaagagctAGAAATCTAGAAGTACCAaggggtgatacttttaaaagtattctggctcaattatatatatatatatatatatacagagagagagagaagactGTTCAGCGGAGCGAGGATGACGGACGACGATGAGAGATGGCACCTCGCGGCTGCGCTCGGCAGATACTGCGAGTTCGATCTCctgaggagaggagagaggagttTTGCGGTATGCCTATGGAAGCACGAGGCCTCTGTGTTCCAAGTTGTTTCAATGttcggattttcgaatcgacgatcggctccgttagagttgatctagagtatttgaagctacctagaaaaataaattttgcgatttttcgtatcatttgcctagtgacgaagcggtcaaaatcaaataattttaacggccgtggtgagccgttgcAAAGTTTacacggtgtagaaatatccaaaatcacgtgaaatttgatagaaaattttttatactatataaaatagatcaatatctttaatctaaaaatttaatgtcatatcatcacatttgtgagatttttatttcagccgttgatttgaagccccttcgatcactggggcaaatgatatcgaaaaatcgaaaatttattttctagatactcaaatactctagaccaagtctaacggagcgatcgtcgattcaaaagtcctaacaatcgaaaacaacttggcagcacggaggctccgtgcttccataagcatcacTAGccgccactctctctctctccatctctctctctctcttctctctcttctctctctctaatatataatatatatatatatatatatatatatatatacacgtataTTGtggacaaatataaatatatataataattaataaagttGTATAGCTCAACAACATGGGTTGCGTGGTCTCCCCTTGACACAGCAGGCCTCGTGTGTCGTTAATAGAGCTCGactctttcttctcctctctaCCCATCGGAGCACTTCGTCTCCACGAGCCCCACTTGTAGAGGGACAGTATGGCGTATCCCCTCCATCTCATTCATgatctcccctctctctctttctctctcttccatataaaaatattaaaattacagcAGTTTTTATATACAATAACTGATTAAGCTTTGAAGAGAGTAGGGGTTCCTTGGACTTACTTTGCATGTTATTAAAGCCAGCAGAAGATTCTAAGTTTTAAATCTGtcttaaaattttcttctatttaattaaatttaatgtcTTTAGCTGATCAGAAAATTAAGTGAAACTAAACAAGAGAAAGAATGTTAATTATGAAGATGTATACCAAATTGTAGTTTTAATGATTCACTTgagttttttttagaaaatagtgtttgtttcacacacacacacacacacacacacacaaacacacactcTTTCTCCAACCAGCACACTATTTAACTACAGTACTTAACCCACTTCTTTTTCCCATAAGCCCTGTCTCTTTCCCTTAATTTCTACACCTCTTGTGTTCCTCCATTTCACTCTtacccactctctctctctctctctctctctgtgtgtgtgtgtgtgtgtgtgtgtgtagatcACTGACTCTTAACTTCACCTGACACCCCTCCCCACTTCTCCTTCTACTTGTCTCTCCTTCCATCCTCAACTCACCATCTCTTGTCCCTCAACATGCCAATCTGATCACTATACTGCACCATCCAGTACTCCACCAACATAACTCCCACCATCTCTGTCTCATCCTCTATATATCCCTCACACTTACCGACCTTACCCTCTTCTATAtataccctctctctctcttactcaaTCCTAGCTTACATTGAAGTAGCtagctagctatatatatagtagttgcTAGTAGTCCACATTCCGAATTAAGCACAACATCATGTCCAGCAGGAGGTCGAGATCGAGGCCGTCGAGCTCGTCGAGGATCAGCGCGGAGCAGATTAATGACCTCGTGTCCAAGTTGCAAGCGCTTCTTCCTGAAGCTCGCATCAGGAGAAATGATAGGGTAAGTAAGTTGTGAAATGCAactatttttcactaaaaacttaaactgcTGTAGAATTGTATTTAATGTATTATAATCAGCAATGTCGCTTACGCCTATATTTAGGCTAGCGCTCTCGAtttaatgtaaaagaaaagttAATTAGATTACAAGGCTCGAAAAACTTGACCTCGATCATGAACTCCACGTCCGGTATTATGTGAAATAATCATTATTCTCTACAAGTTTAAGCTCCTAAGTAATGCTACATTTTATGATCTATACGTATAAATGCAACCAAAGTTTTGGTTTTTGCAGGAGTCTGCGGCTAAGGTATTGCAGGAGACTTGCAACTACATTAGAAGCTTGCACCGAGAGGTCGACGATTTGAGCGAGAGGCTCTCGGAGTTGCTCGCCACGGCCGACAGTGCCCAAGCTGCGATCATCCGTAGCTTGCTCACGCAGTAGATCTCTATTTTGGCTGGGCATGCATAGTTTCAAACCTTGGTGTTATGTTCTTGGATTTCATGGCTAAACTTTTGTCAGAAGAAGCATCACCTTAATTTCATTTGATTGTAGCTAGTGAGCCTTTTGTTAGTTGGTCCGTGGTGTACTAAACCTTAATTCGACCTCTTATAAGAGCTAGAGTTTTGATTCCATGCATGTTActttagcatatatatatatatattgaattgcCCCTacaatatatcgtaactgatcATATTTGGTTTTGCATACTAAAAATGGAGTGTAAGTTGACTCATTATTGAAGGGAGCCACATACTTGTGGATACAATTTAGATAGTGGGTTACCCTTGGAATTGcactatttttctcttttattgaccataatttttttttttttttttttgaagtagcATTTCCAAGGGTAACCCAAGTTCAAAATTATTGTTACCCTTGGAATTGCACCATGAAGCGGAGAAAATTGCAAAAAAGAGTGTGCTCCATCTACTCTTTTGATAATAGTGGGGGTAGAGTTTCAAGAGATACTACTATGCTTTTAAGAtatagtgtgtgtgtatatatatatagagttgagctagaatactatcaaaagcaaacgggcttcgttgtcattcatttattttcgatgttggagcctccaaatcgacgatcggcactgttgaatatgatctataccacttgaagcatctaaaaatcaaatttcatacttttccgatactGTTCTCTTGTCAATCAAATTGAcacaaaatgaatggctgaaagtaaatattctttaaaaagtgatgatagtaATCTTATAAtcatcaagatcaaaagtatagatcttgttctaaatagtttaaaaaattttctaatcaaaattcaattgattttaatatctttacaccgttaaacgataaaatacctcatatcgaccattaaaattataatttttgaaaccctttgatcattaggctaataatgttgaaaatatttgagatttgatttctagatacttcaagtggtatagatcatgtccAACGGTgctgattgtcgatttggaagctccatcatcaaaataaatgggtggcaacggaacccgtttgctaccaatagtattctagcttaactctctctctatatatatatatatagcatggctgctgtgctctcatgagcacagagccctccgtgctcctgagccattttcgatgatgggacttccgaatcgacgatcggctccgttagacttgatctagtgtatttgaagtttctgtaaaataatttttgtgatttttcgatattattttcgTAGCAatcgaaaaaattcaaaatcaataatttttaacggctgaaataaaaattctataaaaagtggtgatatagcactaaaattttcgatcagaaatattgatcttgttgtagatagtataaaaaattttctatcaaaatttcatctgatttaaatacttctacaccgttaatatatatatatatatggttttatCTCCTCAAGGGGAGGAAAAGTTTCTTTTACAATATCTAATGGGTTTCCAGAATCCAATGGGTAttaccttattttttttaatttatctaccGATGCTTttgcatatttattaattaattcatcGTATATTGTTGCACAAGTTAGTCATGTTCAAACTAGAAATGTCAAATTTGCCTGCCACATTTGGgccaaataaaatactattctctaggcaatattttatatatacacactctttttctcagaaaaaagttactatatatacacacttAACGGAGCATATAGAAGTAGAATTTGAGCATAATTGAATCCGAGTATCACGACTGttgtaaatttattaataatataatttttttccagacaaattttactcttttttgcTCTTGAGACTTAGGTCTAAACCATCAAGAGACAATGTTTTGCATATAATAGGTCGATTATACCCGGTTGCCGAACAAGTCATACACCTACACCTGCTTGTTTGTccgtaattaatttttaagttagAAATAACTTTCAATTGAATGAGGTACGTAATTTTTGTTTCCACCTTTTTAGTCTGTTTTACTGAAAATTTTAACACTAAgattttcctcaaaaaaaaaaaaaaaaaaacactaagaTATAAGAGGGTGAAAAGAAGTAGTagcaattaattttaaattttttttcctatatatattcCTATCTCTCTCTCGTAAATAATTTTAGTATCATTCAGAACAAAGTCaattatgttattttgaaaaagCAAAGTTATGGGTCAATTTAATTTACTACGAACCAAATTACAAAAGTGGGTACTTAAGGCCATAGGCGACTTCACTCCATTcattttcggtgaaacaaaaATGCCCTTTCGCTTCATTTGGATGGAGAGAATAGAAGAAGAGCTAAAAGTAATCTCCTCTCCTCTTGTTTATATTATTAAAGAAAAGTTTtgtcctttctcttcttttttattcaCTTCGGAGGATggaaaaaagataaaacatTATTCACTCTGTTTTGTTtccattttctcttcttttctctccgtCCAAACAGAGTTATTCGGGGGTTGCTATTATAGTATCCCCGCCCTGGCcctcatctttttttatttataattctgCTCAAAATAGGTGGGGTTAAACTGGAGCTGAAAGTTGAAGATGCCTTATTGGGCTTCAAGGCTGAaccccaatttatacccaattGGCCCAAAAGTTCGCTTATTAACAAACTGTTTCTTAAGGCCGGCCCAGATGACTATCTCTAAACTGCTTTCACAAATTGAAGAATCTGAAATTCACTGGTGAAGTATTTGGAGATTTTGAAATTCAACTTGCTCATTATAAATATGTATAGAGATATATTCCGCAggaaatatagttttttttttgaaaaaaagatagcacgctacccgcttcattcattaaacggatgaattaagctacaagagTGGGGCAACATGGCCCCGAGAGAAaacaagccaaaaaaaaaaaaaaaaaagaaaaaaaaaaaaggttgggtcCAAGATTGCTAATTGGCTAGAAGGAGATCCCACTCTTTCAGCAGCAGGCAGAGTCTATGGGTTGCTAAACCGGGGTTCGGCGGGATGTTTCGAAAGATACAATCGTTTCGGACGTTCCAGATGCTCCACCAGCAGCCAACTAGGTCTGTAAGTCTGTTCCGCTTCTTTCGATGGTCCAAAAAGCACATCCACCTATCCCACACGAGGTGTACATTGTCCCCCAAATCTTGGGCTTGGATGTTATCCACTCCTGTCAGTAACACAAACTTGTAAAAAACACAGCGAGTAAATAGGTGATCCACAGTTTCTTCGTCTGCCCCGCAGAGCACGCAAATAGGGTCGTTAATCCACCCCCTCTTAACTAGCTTATCCCgtgtgaaaaaaatttttttgagcaCTAGCCAGCTGAATACTTTCACTTTGAGAGGAATTTTGAGGCTCCAAATGGCGACGGCTCGGGCATCCCTCGTCCCACCATCCGTCAAAGCCGAATAGGTAGATTTAACCGAGAAGTGTCCATCATTATTTCATCGCCATTGAATCTCATCCTGACTGTTCTCAACGGTGTAACGTGATAGCCATTCCATTAGCTCCGCGAGGTTCGGTATCACGCAGGAAATATAGTtggatcaaaaatatatagagatatattccGCAGAAAATATACTATAACTtgctcattataaatatataatttctccACTCGTGCAGATAGAGCTTTAGCTACGCAACTCCTCTACTTCTTGTTTGGTGATTAGGTCCCGGTTAGATGGGCTCTAAAATAAGGAGTACTAACTACTTCATGGAATAgacctttttttgtttttat
Above is a genomic segment from Ananas comosus cultivar F153 linkage group 15, ASM154086v1, whole genome shotgun sequence containing:
- the LOC109721009 gene encoding transcription factor ILI6 — its product is MSSRRSRSRPSSSSRISAEQINDLVSKLQALLPEARIRRNDRESAAKVLQETCNYIRSLHREVDDLSERLSELLATADSAQAAIIRSLLTQ